Proteins encoded by one window of Verrucomicrobiota bacterium:
- a CDS encoding prepilin-type N-terminal cleavage/methylation domain-containing protein, translating into MSKKGFTLVEIMIVVAIIGLLAAIAIPNFIKARETSQTNACIENLRQIDSAKQQWAIEEKKVSADTPVAADLDDYIKGTYAALACPASGAYTINNVGTNPTCSVGGGHVLP; encoded by the coding sequence ATGTCCAAGAAAGGCTTCACACTCGTTGAGATCATGATCGTGGTCGCCATCATCGGCTTGCTGGCCGCGATCGCGATTCCAAACTTCATCAAGGCGCGCGAGACGTCGCAGACCAACGCGTGTATCGAGAACCTGCGGCAGATCGACTCGGCCAAGCAGCAGTGGGCGATCGAGGAGAAGAAGGTCTCGGCCGATACACCGGTGGCCGCCGACCTCGATGACTACATCAAGGGCACCTACGCGGCTCTGGCATGCCCGGCCAGCGGCGCCTACACGATCAACAACGTCGGCACCAACCCGACCTGCAGCGTCGGCGGCGGTCACGTACTGCCGTAA